The following coding sequences are from one Paramormyrops kingsleyae isolate MSU_618 chromosome 21, PKINGS_0.4, whole genome shotgun sequence window:
- the LOC111847570 gene encoding protein BCAP-like isoform X3, translated as MVSGYRMKARSSSPVHVHVDETAPVRIHVHRSQSLPSSMEMEQLALTSVPDYGGTGTGKNAAITINKDGETFHKSKEKSMKKPNLTQKPAYKILEVSQSDDFDLGKAEGEKECSSRDVADFGFKGRPPPHASGTAGGDDALLSGGRDGRGRGRCGSRSYLSRSDLDRHGYDGMKDTHLLRTLIDAETAASAVAVQLVSFKDVLPGGFDDSRFKHSGERQLSREKNLLLEKLEIFKRINGLARDQLKELQNHEENRLEASRQIDILLENLTQTEAENRNLKRNLSETESKVGELTDMRKREMENIGTALQLSKSVDATRAVLQGQLRNKESENNRLCVQLRSLERAMVERKLEAEATKAEMTALSEKAAREKEALKKAVRAQKRRAERFRSAIEMCYSQMREKDLQLEEANSAARTQKGRFEQVSEEKTQLVAQIAVLRTQVADLTAELHKERDAARLPGRDLPERMEKIRMENGELGLENAELKVRIAGLEEALARSASELDGRNADCQEQEELAERCRAQVDDLQRELGAMKAKLEQVQRDNEAAREGKEAEHEKVDRQSEQLASSLAVRTTVSEASTQLQLKADLLQRRAEEVQQENTELVRRLASQEEALRYGETEQERRSAECASLSRQLEAALADVRQQVSNVKDTAAVRERSLQGRILELEVERNRRDSELQQLKRSKQAAETQHEVRLRDLHLNLERSESHAQRLQDYVDFLKASYAAMFEDSLATNVGGAYLFK; from the exons ATGGTATCTGGTTATAGGATGAAGGCTCGGTCATCCTCCCCGGTCCATGTGCACGTAGATGAGACAGCTCCTGTTCGCATTCATGTGCATCGGAGTCAGTCCTTACCTTCCTCCATGGAG ATGGAACAGCTTGCGCTCACTTCAGTGCCTGATTATGGGGGCACTGGTACGGGGAAAAACGCAGCCATAACCATCAACAAGGATGGTGAGACATTCCATAAGTCCAAAGAG AAAAGCATGAAGAAACCAAACTTAACGCAAAAGCCAGCATATAAGATCTTGGAGGTTAGCCAGTCCGACGACTTTGACCTTGGAAAGGCCGAAGGAGAGAAGGAGTGTTCATCTCGTGATGTTGCTGATTTTGGCTTTAAG GGACGTCCTCCACCACATGCTTCTGGGACGGCTGGAGGTGACGACGCTTTGTTGTCTGGCGGTCGGGACGGCCGAGGACGGGGGCGGTGTGGAAGCAGGTCCTACCTGAGTCGCTCTGACCTTGACAG GCACGGTTACGACGGTATGAAAGACACGCATCTGCTGCGGACCCTGATCGACGCCGAGACCGCTGCCAGTGCTGTGGCTGTGCAGCTCGTGTCGTTTAAAGACGTTCTGCCGGGTGGCTTTGAT gATTCGAGATTCAAGCACTCAGGTGAGCGGCAGCTTTCGCGGGAAAAAAACCTTTTGCTGGAGAAGCTGGAGATTTTCAAACGCATCAACGGGTTGGCCCGCGACCAGCTGAAAGAGCTGCAGAACCACGAG GAAAATCGACTTGAGGCGAGCCGGCAAATAGACATCTTACTGGAGAACCTGACACAGACGGAAGCTGAGAATCGG AACCTGAAAAGAAACCTCAGCGAGACGGAGAGCAAAGTGGGGGAACTGACAGATATGAGGAAAAGAGAAATG GAAAACATCGGCACCGCCCTGCAGTTGTCGAAGTCTGTGGATGCCACCCGCGCTGTCCTGCAGGGGCAGCTCCGGAACAAGGAGTCGGAGAACAACAGGCTGTGTGTGCAGCTGCGG AGTCTGGAGAGAGCGATGGTCGAACGGAAGCTGGAAGCGGAGGCTACGAAGGCGGAGATGACAGCTCTGTCAGAGAAGGCAGCCCGGGAGAAGGAAGCTCTCAAGAAAGCCGTCCGGGCCCAGAAACGGAGGGCAGAACGATTTAGGTCCGCCATCGAGATGTGCTACAGTCAAATGAGGGAGAAG GACCTGCAGCTGGAGGAGGCCAATTCGGCGGCGAGAACCCAAAAGGGACGTTTTGAGCAGGTGTCGGAGGAGAAGACTCAGCTGGTGGCCCAGATAGCCGTCCTCAGGAC CCAAGTCGCCGACCTGACCGCCGAGCTGCACAAGGAGAGAGATGCGGCCAGGTTGCCCGGCCGAGACCTTCCAGAGCGGATGGAGAAGATCAGGATGGAGAACGGAGAGCTGGGTCTGGAGAACGCAGAGCTGAAG GTGCGCATTGCCGGCCTGGAGGAGGCGCTAGCGCGCTCTGCTTCAGAGCTCGATGGTCGGAACGCCGACTGCCAGGAGCAGGAAGAGCTGGCTGAGAGGTGCCGTGCGCAG GTAGACGACCTTCAGAGGGAGCTCGGGGCCATGAAGGCGAAGTTGGAGCAGGTCCAGAGAGACAACGAGGCTGCCAGGGAAGGAAAAGAAGCGGAACATGAAAAG GTCGACAGGCAGTCTGAGCAGCTGGCGAGCTCCCTGGCGGTAAGGACCACCGTGAGCGAGGCCTCCACGCAGCTGCAGCTTAAAGCGGACCTCCTGCAGAG GCGGGCGGAGGAGGTGCAGCAAGAGAACACGGAGCTGGTCCGCCGGCTGGCCAGCCAAGAGGAGGCCCTTCGGTATGGCGAGACGGAGCAGGAGCGACGCTCCGCCGAATGCGCCTCCCTCAGCCGGCAGCTGGAGGCGGCGCTGGCCGACGTCAGGCAGCAG GTCTCTAATGTCAAAGACACAGCCGCCGTCAGGGAGAGATCCCTGCAGGGAAGGATCCTGGAGCTGGAGGTGGAGAGAAACAGGCGTGACAGCGAGCTCCAGCAGCTGAAGAGGAGCAAGCAGGCC GCAGAAACTCAGCATGAGGTGCGGCTGAGAGATCTGCATCTGAACCTGGAGCGCTCGGAAAGCCACGCGCAGCGGCTGCAGGATTACGTGGACTTCCTGAAGGCGAGCTACGCTGCCATGTTCGAGGACAGCCTTGCCACTAATGTGGGAGGGGCTTACCTTTTTAAATAG
- the LOC111847570 gene encoding outer dense fiber protein 2-like isoform X1 — MVSGYRMKARSSSPVHVHVDETAPVRIHVHRSQSLPSSMEMEQLALTSVPDYGGTGTGKNAAITINKDGETFHKSKEKSMKKPNLTQKPAYKILEVSQSDDFDLGKAEGEKECSSRDVADFGFKGRPPPHASGTAGGDDALLSGGRDGRGRGRCGSRSYLSRSDLDRHGYDGMKDTHLLRTLIDAETAASAVAVQLVSFKDVLPGGFDDSRFKHSGERQLSREKNLLLEKLEIFKRINGLARDQLKELQNHEENRLEASRQIDILLENLTQTEAENRNLKRNLSETESKVGELTDMRKREMENIGTALQLSKSVDATRAVLQGQLRNKESENNRLCVQLRSLERAMVERKLEAEATKAEMTALSEKAAREKEALKKAVRAQKRRAERFRSAIEMCYSQMREKDLQLEEANSAARTQKGRFEQVSEEKTQLVAQIAVLRTQVADLTAELHKERDAARLPGRDLPERMEKIRMENGELGLENAELKVRIAGLEEALARSASELDGRNADCQEQEELAERCRAQVDDLQRELGAMKAKLEQVQRDNEAAREGKEAEHEKVKIQLESRVRELAAYPDLLKAAQQSLQDYEDKLQSSERKHSNQSEIHRQLQAEVDRQSEQLASSLAVRTTVSEASTQLQLKADLLQRRAEEVQQENTELVRRLASQEEALRYGETEQERRSAECASLSRQLEAALADVRQQVSNVKDTAAVRERSLQGRILELEVERNRRDSELQQLKRSKQAAETQHEVRLRDLHLNLERSESHAQRLQDYVDFLKASYAAMFEDSLATNVGGAYLFK; from the exons ATGGTATCTGGTTATAGGATGAAGGCTCGGTCATCCTCCCCGGTCCATGTGCACGTAGATGAGACAGCTCCTGTTCGCATTCATGTGCATCGGAGTCAGTCCTTACCTTCCTCCATGGAG ATGGAACAGCTTGCGCTCACTTCAGTGCCTGATTATGGGGGCACTGGTACGGGGAAAAACGCAGCCATAACCATCAACAAGGATGGTGAGACATTCCATAAGTCCAAAGAG AAAAGCATGAAGAAACCAAACTTAACGCAAAAGCCAGCATATAAGATCTTGGAGGTTAGCCAGTCCGACGACTTTGACCTTGGAAAGGCCGAAGGAGAGAAGGAGTGTTCATCTCGTGATGTTGCTGATTTTGGCTTTAAG GGACGTCCTCCACCACATGCTTCTGGGACGGCTGGAGGTGACGACGCTTTGTTGTCTGGCGGTCGGGACGGCCGAGGACGGGGGCGGTGTGGAAGCAGGTCCTACCTGAGTCGCTCTGACCTTGACAG GCACGGTTACGACGGTATGAAAGACACGCATCTGCTGCGGACCCTGATCGACGCCGAGACCGCTGCCAGTGCTGTGGCTGTGCAGCTCGTGTCGTTTAAAGACGTTCTGCCGGGTGGCTTTGAT gATTCGAGATTCAAGCACTCAGGTGAGCGGCAGCTTTCGCGGGAAAAAAACCTTTTGCTGGAGAAGCTGGAGATTTTCAAACGCATCAACGGGTTGGCCCGCGACCAGCTGAAAGAGCTGCAGAACCACGAG GAAAATCGACTTGAGGCGAGCCGGCAAATAGACATCTTACTGGAGAACCTGACACAGACGGAAGCTGAGAATCGG AACCTGAAAAGAAACCTCAGCGAGACGGAGAGCAAAGTGGGGGAACTGACAGATATGAGGAAAAGAGAAATG GAAAACATCGGCACCGCCCTGCAGTTGTCGAAGTCTGTGGATGCCACCCGCGCTGTCCTGCAGGGGCAGCTCCGGAACAAGGAGTCGGAGAACAACAGGCTGTGTGTGCAGCTGCGG AGTCTGGAGAGAGCGATGGTCGAACGGAAGCTGGAAGCGGAGGCTACGAAGGCGGAGATGACAGCTCTGTCAGAGAAGGCAGCCCGGGAGAAGGAAGCTCTCAAGAAAGCCGTCCGGGCCCAGAAACGGAGGGCAGAACGATTTAGGTCCGCCATCGAGATGTGCTACAGTCAAATGAGGGAGAAG GACCTGCAGCTGGAGGAGGCCAATTCGGCGGCGAGAACCCAAAAGGGACGTTTTGAGCAGGTGTCGGAGGAGAAGACTCAGCTGGTGGCCCAGATAGCCGTCCTCAGGAC CCAAGTCGCCGACCTGACCGCCGAGCTGCACAAGGAGAGAGATGCGGCCAGGTTGCCCGGCCGAGACCTTCCAGAGCGGATGGAGAAGATCAGGATGGAGAACGGAGAGCTGGGTCTGGAGAACGCAGAGCTGAAG GTGCGCATTGCCGGCCTGGAGGAGGCGCTAGCGCGCTCTGCTTCAGAGCTCGATGGTCGGAACGCCGACTGCCAGGAGCAGGAAGAGCTGGCTGAGAGGTGCCGTGCGCAG GTAGACGACCTTCAGAGGGAGCTCGGGGCCATGAAGGCGAAGTTGGAGCAGGTCCAGAGAGACAACGAGGCTGCCAGGGAAGGAAAAGAAGCGGAACATGAAAAG GTAAAAATACAGCTGGAGTCACGGGTGAGGGAACTTGCagcctacccagatttgctgaAAGCAGCCCAACAGTCGCTGCAGGACTATGAGGACAAGCTCCAGAGCTCTGAGAGGAAGCATTCAAACCAGTCAGAAATCCATAGGCAGCTGCAGGCTGAG GTCGACAGGCAGTCTGAGCAGCTGGCGAGCTCCCTGGCGGTAAGGACCACCGTGAGCGAGGCCTCCACGCAGCTGCAGCTTAAAGCGGACCTCCTGCAGAG GCGGGCGGAGGAGGTGCAGCAAGAGAACACGGAGCTGGTCCGCCGGCTGGCCAGCCAAGAGGAGGCCCTTCGGTATGGCGAGACGGAGCAGGAGCGACGCTCCGCCGAATGCGCCTCCCTCAGCCGGCAGCTGGAGGCGGCGCTGGCCGACGTCAGGCAGCAG GTCTCTAATGTCAAAGACACAGCCGCCGTCAGGGAGAGATCCCTGCAGGGAAGGATCCTGGAGCTGGAGGTGGAGAGAAACAGGCGTGACAGCGAGCTCCAGCAGCTGAAGAGGAGCAAGCAGGCC GCAGAAACTCAGCATGAGGTGCGGCTGAGAGATCTGCATCTGAACCTGGAGCGCTCGGAAAGCCACGCGCAGCGGCTGCAGGATTACGTGGACTTCCTGAAGGCGAGCTACGCTGCCATGTTCGAGGACAGCCTTGCCACTAATGTGGGAGGGGCTTACCTTTTTAAATAG
- the LOC111847570 gene encoding outer dense fiber protein 2-like isoform X2: protein MKARSSSPVHVHVDETAPVRIHVHRSQSLPSSMEMEQLALTSVPDYGGTGTGKNAAITINKDGETFHKSKEKSMKKPNLTQKPAYKILEVSQSDDFDLGKAEGEKECSSRDVADFGFKGRPPPHASGTAGGDDALLSGGRDGRGRGRCGSRSYLSRSDLDRHGYDGMKDTHLLRTLIDAETAASAVAVQLVSFKDVLPGGFDDSRFKHSGERQLSREKNLLLEKLEIFKRINGLARDQLKELQNHEENRLEASRQIDILLENLTQTEAENRNLKRNLSETESKVGELTDMRKREMENIGTALQLSKSVDATRAVLQGQLRNKESENNRLCVQLRSLERAMVERKLEAEATKAEMTALSEKAAREKEALKKAVRAQKRRAERFRSAIEMCYSQMREKDLQLEEANSAARTQKGRFEQVSEEKTQLVAQIAVLRTQVADLTAELHKERDAARLPGRDLPERMEKIRMENGELGLENAELKVRIAGLEEALARSASELDGRNADCQEQEELAERCRAQVDDLQRELGAMKAKLEQVQRDNEAAREGKEAEHEKVKIQLESRVRELAAYPDLLKAAQQSLQDYEDKLQSSERKHSNQSEIHRQLQAEVDRQSEQLASSLAVRTTVSEASTQLQLKADLLQRRAEEVQQENTELVRRLASQEEALRYGETEQERRSAECASLSRQLEAALADVRQQVSNVKDTAAVRERSLQGRILELEVERNRRDSELQQLKRSKQAAETQHEVRLRDLHLNLERSESHAQRLQDYVDFLKASYAAMFEDSLATNVGGAYLFK, encoded by the exons ATGAAGGCTCGGTCATCCTCCCCGGTCCATGTGCACGTAGATGAGACAGCTCCTGTTCGCATTCATGTGCATCGGAGTCAGTCCTTACCTTCCTCCATGGAG ATGGAACAGCTTGCGCTCACTTCAGTGCCTGATTATGGGGGCACTGGTACGGGGAAAAACGCAGCCATAACCATCAACAAGGATGGTGAGACATTCCATAAGTCCAAAGAG AAAAGCATGAAGAAACCAAACTTAACGCAAAAGCCAGCATATAAGATCTTGGAGGTTAGCCAGTCCGACGACTTTGACCTTGGAAAGGCCGAAGGAGAGAAGGAGTGTTCATCTCGTGATGTTGCTGATTTTGGCTTTAAG GGACGTCCTCCACCACATGCTTCTGGGACGGCTGGAGGTGACGACGCTTTGTTGTCTGGCGGTCGGGACGGCCGAGGACGGGGGCGGTGTGGAAGCAGGTCCTACCTGAGTCGCTCTGACCTTGACAG GCACGGTTACGACGGTATGAAAGACACGCATCTGCTGCGGACCCTGATCGACGCCGAGACCGCTGCCAGTGCTGTGGCTGTGCAGCTCGTGTCGTTTAAAGACGTTCTGCCGGGTGGCTTTGAT gATTCGAGATTCAAGCACTCAGGTGAGCGGCAGCTTTCGCGGGAAAAAAACCTTTTGCTGGAGAAGCTGGAGATTTTCAAACGCATCAACGGGTTGGCCCGCGACCAGCTGAAAGAGCTGCAGAACCACGAG GAAAATCGACTTGAGGCGAGCCGGCAAATAGACATCTTACTGGAGAACCTGACACAGACGGAAGCTGAGAATCGG AACCTGAAAAGAAACCTCAGCGAGACGGAGAGCAAAGTGGGGGAACTGACAGATATGAGGAAAAGAGAAATG GAAAACATCGGCACCGCCCTGCAGTTGTCGAAGTCTGTGGATGCCACCCGCGCTGTCCTGCAGGGGCAGCTCCGGAACAAGGAGTCGGAGAACAACAGGCTGTGTGTGCAGCTGCGG AGTCTGGAGAGAGCGATGGTCGAACGGAAGCTGGAAGCGGAGGCTACGAAGGCGGAGATGACAGCTCTGTCAGAGAAGGCAGCCCGGGAGAAGGAAGCTCTCAAGAAAGCCGTCCGGGCCCAGAAACGGAGGGCAGAACGATTTAGGTCCGCCATCGAGATGTGCTACAGTCAAATGAGGGAGAAG GACCTGCAGCTGGAGGAGGCCAATTCGGCGGCGAGAACCCAAAAGGGACGTTTTGAGCAGGTGTCGGAGGAGAAGACTCAGCTGGTGGCCCAGATAGCCGTCCTCAGGAC CCAAGTCGCCGACCTGACCGCCGAGCTGCACAAGGAGAGAGATGCGGCCAGGTTGCCCGGCCGAGACCTTCCAGAGCGGATGGAGAAGATCAGGATGGAGAACGGAGAGCTGGGTCTGGAGAACGCAGAGCTGAAG GTGCGCATTGCCGGCCTGGAGGAGGCGCTAGCGCGCTCTGCTTCAGAGCTCGATGGTCGGAACGCCGACTGCCAGGAGCAGGAAGAGCTGGCTGAGAGGTGCCGTGCGCAG GTAGACGACCTTCAGAGGGAGCTCGGGGCCATGAAGGCGAAGTTGGAGCAGGTCCAGAGAGACAACGAGGCTGCCAGGGAAGGAAAAGAAGCGGAACATGAAAAG GTAAAAATACAGCTGGAGTCACGGGTGAGGGAACTTGCagcctacccagatttgctgaAAGCAGCCCAACAGTCGCTGCAGGACTATGAGGACAAGCTCCAGAGCTCTGAGAGGAAGCATTCAAACCAGTCAGAAATCCATAGGCAGCTGCAGGCTGAG GTCGACAGGCAGTCTGAGCAGCTGGCGAGCTCCCTGGCGGTAAGGACCACCGTGAGCGAGGCCTCCACGCAGCTGCAGCTTAAAGCGGACCTCCTGCAGAG GCGGGCGGAGGAGGTGCAGCAAGAGAACACGGAGCTGGTCCGCCGGCTGGCCAGCCAAGAGGAGGCCCTTCGGTATGGCGAGACGGAGCAGGAGCGACGCTCCGCCGAATGCGCCTCCCTCAGCCGGCAGCTGGAGGCGGCGCTGGCCGACGTCAGGCAGCAG GTCTCTAATGTCAAAGACACAGCCGCCGTCAGGGAGAGATCCCTGCAGGGAAGGATCCTGGAGCTGGAGGTGGAGAGAAACAGGCGTGACAGCGAGCTCCAGCAGCTGAAGAGGAGCAAGCAGGCC GCAGAAACTCAGCATGAGGTGCGGCTGAGAGATCTGCATCTGAACCTGGAGCGCTCGGAAAGCCACGCGCAGCGGCTGCAGGATTACGTGGACTTCCTGAAGGCGAGCTACGCTGCCATGTTCGAGGACAGCCTTGCCACTAATGTGGGAGGGGCTTACCTTTTTAAATAG